In the genome of Oncorhynchus masou masou isolate Uvic2021 unplaced genomic scaffold, UVic_Omas_1.1 unplaced_scaffold_685, whole genome shotgun sequence, one region contains:
- the si:ch73-109d9.3 gene encoding zinc finger and SCAN domain-containing protein 2 yields the protein MSENLVLTFQTQLSGVMETVLKSAMYEITRLVEDGFLEEVRRGQQEVTRSHQEVESLRILLQRAESQLKDVSQRARCGDCGRTDVYNEETDDRPPGIQDSVLLLSGCDLKLEEEPEVRWRSCGQETVESSQVAAKPTPPTPPAPSPSLVGSVKEEEGEEDMEPWRIKVAIQPSAAHTYTEEQWDSDTLVQSTGDSIVFPSADPEVQQVTQTPRLAGPSQNQSRGPSNDGDRTRSRASPVWIGHRILDTDTDVHRQAQSNLRLVREPLSSSESAEAKQLARDFAPPTNPSTAGASVSSSSSGCHVFSSLNYRIPSKYKPSAQTLPRMRVYRDAAKRGGYPMYSRGTAQGGLTSSQTPTQQGNHQHHHPGRLALRCPVCGKVFPHPSSLKAHQQTHTGERPFICALCGRSFTKLSNLKAHRRVHTGERPYSCSDCGKRFTQKCNLKRHQRIHMENDI from the exons ATGTCTGAGAACCTCGTCCTCACCTTCCAGACCCAGCTCTCGGGAGTCATGGAAACGGTCCTAAAGTCAGCCATGTATGAGATCACCAGACTGGTGGAGGACGGCTTCCTGGAGGAGGTAAGACGTGGTCAACAGGAAGTGACACGGAGCCACCAGGAAGTGGAGTCTCTGCGGATCTTGCTGCAGCGAGCAGAGAGTCAGCTGAAGGATGTCAGTCAGAGGGCCAGGTGTGGAGACTGTGGCAGGACAGATGTCTACAACGAGGAAACAGACGACAGACCTCCAGGAATACAGGACA GTGTGCTTCTGCTGAGCGGGTGTGACCTGAAGCTGGAGGAGGAGCCAGAGGTCAGGTGGAGAAGCTGTGGACAGGAAACAGTGGAGTCATCACAGGTTGCAGCTAAACcaactcctcccactcctccagcTCCCAGTCCTTCGCTGGTAGGCAGTGttaaggaggaggaaggggaggaggacatGGAGCCGTGGAGAATCAAGGTGGCCATACAGCCGTCTGCAGCTCACACCTACACAGAGGAGCAGTGGGACTCAGACACACTCGTTCAGAGTACAGGGGACTCTATTGTGTTTCCCTCTGCGGATCCAGAGGTCCAACAGGTCACCCAGACACCCAGACTAGCAGGGCCATCTCAGAACCAGAGCAGAGGACCCAGCAATGACGGTGACAGAACGAGGAGTAGAGCCTCACCGGTGTGGATAGGCCATAGAATATTAGACACGGATACTGACGTTCACAGACAAGCTCAGTCGAACCTACGACTGGTAAGAGAGCCTCTGTCGTCCTCTGAATCGGCAGAGGCGAAGCAGCTAGCTAGAGATTTCGCTCCCCCAACCAATCCCAGCACAGCGGGggcctctgtctcctcctcttcatcggGCTGTCATGTCTTCAGCTCTTTAAACTACAGGATTCCTTCCAAATATAAGCCCAGCGCTCAAACCCTGCCACGCATGAGAGTATACAGGGATGCTGCCAAGCGGGGCGGCTACCCAATGTACAGCAGGGGGACCGCCCAGGGAGGGCTCACCTCCTCCCAAACACCAACCCAACAAGGGAACCaccagcatcaccaccctgggaGGCTGGCCCTCCGCTGCCCAGTGTGTGGTAAGGTCTTCCCCCATCCCAGTAGCCTTAAGGCCCACCAGCAGACCCACACGGGGGAGAGGCCGTTCATCTGCGCCCTGTGTGGCCGGAGCTTCACTAAGTTAAGCAACCTGAAGGCCCACCGGCGCGTTCACACTGGGGAGAGACCCTACAGCTGCTCGGACTGCGGCAAACGCTTCACACAGAAGTGCAACCTTAAGAGGCACCAGAGGATTCACATGGAGAATGATATATGA